The Salvelinus alpinus chromosome 35, SLU_Salpinus.1, whole genome shotgun sequence genome window below encodes:
- the LOC139564113 gene encoding integumentary mucin C.1-like has product MTMASTAFFKGTGLLLFLLLGLQPWSFISGQNITSSSNSTTNATTTVAAITVLSTAMSTDSATAPTTVTTGRATMSSAISSTNAAMLSAGLGSGTTSTANTTSLGTSGMTMISCRQFSCNYSDCYDVYMNMTSVSCNANITFCELKRQEDMTYTGGCSSSCRNACVNNTQTNCTMGCCNSTGCLSSTLASMVRANTTTVTTVMMTTTTTTTAAATTTTAIPTNKLKKCQMFQCIEQNCYKTWMNKDLMPCPLNQPYCELKKITTGSTTIWMGGCNADCTKNTWCTATTGTCHQECCNTSITSCLKLDGTLNVPSSATRGPHFPLALITAALLVCLLSIGSLV; this is encoded by the exons CCTGCTCTTCTTACTACTGGGACTGCAGCCATGGTCATTTATTTCAGGACAAAACATAACCTCAAGTTCCAATTCAACAACCAATGCTACAACCACGGTGGCTGCAATAACTGTGTTGTCAACTGCCATGAGTACTGACTCTGCAACAGCTCCCACGACAGTTACCACAGGTCGAGCTACAATGTCGTCTGCCATTTCTTCTACGAATGCTGCAATGTTGtcagcagggttgg GTAGTGGAACCACAAGCACGGCCAATACTACTTCTTTGGGCACCAGTGGCATGACCATG aTATCATGTCGCCAGTTCTCCTGTAACTACTCAGACTGCTACGATGTGTACATGAATATGACTTCTGTTTCATGCAACGCTAATATCACCTTCTGTGAA CtgaagagacaggaagacatgacTTACACCGGTGGCTGCAGTTCCTCCTGCAGGAATGCCTGTGTCAATAACACTCAGACCAACTGTACCATGGGATGCTGCAACTCCACTGGCTGTCTTAGCTCTACCCTGGCCTCCATGGTTCGCGCAAACACTACAACAG TGACTACAGTGATGatgaccaccaccaccacaacaacagcagcagccacCACTACAACTGCTATACCAACCAAT AAACTTAAGAAGTGCCAGATGTTTCAGTGCATAGAGCAGAACTGTTACAAGACTTGGATGAACAAAGACCTAATGCCTTGTCCCCTCAACCAGCCCTACTGTGAG TTGAAAAAGATCACAACTGGTTCAACAACGATCTGGATGGGAGGCTGCAATGCCGACTGCACAAAAAACACCTGGTGTACGGCCACAACAGGTACATGCCACCAAGAGTGCTGCAACACCTCCATAACATCCTGCCTCAAGCTGGATGGTACTCTGAACGTTCCTTCTTCTGCCACTAGAGGTCCTCACTTCCCTTTAGCattgatcactgctgctctgctgGTTTGTCTGCTCAGCATTGGTTCTCTGGTTTAA